A genomic window from Quercus lobata isolate SW786 chromosome 10, ValleyOak3.0 Primary Assembly, whole genome shotgun sequence includes:
- the LOC115963571 gene encoding exocyst complex component EXO70B1-like — MATTTTTSFFDNNRSLRLNERGPSLDDDISVDLIDPKVEDEVRERSVSPVAGSFFPSAKSEAGSDSSVWNRTNPNSPLNISSLFPATRSETDASSLFYGTPSVISRSNSIMGIFPPARSQFDSPEYYEILVRSRSIPSSYSIMSIFPPASSQIDSPDYYEIIDQNRYIPSYDHFFPPPDMSDTDSSMSNVSTPKHISLPSLLLPPNKSETDDGTSLDEYLLFLDIKKLRIKEVQKIKWNSLRVEMEKWIQFVKIVVRLILNSKKSESKEIRFNEIMKGCVMQLLSFGKAVAIGRKSPQKLFGILDMYDAMAEALTQLEGLITDNVVINKVKDVLTRLGEAAKGTFLELENAVYNGTSVKFMQSGEIDPLSRYVMGYVQSLLDYTDTLNFLLGNIDEDDDQLEALTPFGRQLLVLITCLQFNLQKKSKLYEDVDGLQYIFLMNNTLYIVQKVKDLDLGGFLGDNWVHKHHEQVRQYATSYHKASWTEVLLCLKDEGVGQSFSNASNRFKNFNASFEEVYRVQTAWKVPDAQLRQDLRISIMENVISAYRSFMGILGNQVESGRYAGKYIKYTADDLESYLLDLFEGSPRVLQKKYIG, encoded by the coding sequence ATGGCTACCACCACGACGACCAGCTTCTTTGACAATAATCGTAGCTTGCGGCTTAATGAGCGTGGTCCGAGCTTAGACGACGACATTTCGGTTGATTTGATCGACCCAAAAGTTGAGGATGAGGTCAGAGAAAGAAGTGTGTCACCAGTAGCAGGGTCATTTTTTCCATCAGCCAAGTCGGAAGCTGGCAGTGACAGTAGCGTATGGAACAGAACAAATCCAAACTCCCCTCTTAACATTTCATCACTCTTCCCAGCCACAAGGTCTGAGACTGATGCTAGTTCACTATTTTATGGAACACCTTCAGTAATCTCTCGTTCCAATTCCATAATGGGAATCTTCCCACCAGCCAGATCTCAATTCGACAGTCCCGAATATTATGAAATACTTGTTCGAAGTCGTTCCATACCCTCCTCATATTCCATAATGTCAATCTTCCCACCAGCCAGTTCTCAAATAGACAGTCCCGATTACTATGAAATTATAGACCAAAATCGTTACATACCCTCATATGATCACTTCTTTCCACCACCGGACATGTCGGACACAGACAGTTCAATGTCTAATGTATCAACTCCTAAGCATATTTCCTTACCATCATTATTATTACCGCCCAACAAGTCAGAGACCGATGATGGAACATCTTTGGATGAGTACCTCTTGTTCTTAGATATCAAGAAGTTGAGAATCAAAGAGGTTCAGAAAATCAAGTGGAACTCACTGAGGGTGGAGATGGAGAAGTGGATTCAATTCGTGAAGATCGTGGTTAGGTTGATTCTCAACAGCAAGAAGAGTGAAAGCAAAGAGATTCGCTTCAACGAAATCATGAAAGGTTGCGTGATGCAGTTATTGAGCTTCGGTAAAGCTGTTGCAATTGGGAGAAAATCGCCTCAGAAGCTGTTTGGGATACTCGACATGTATGACGCGATGGCTGAGGCATTAACGCAATTGGAAGGGTTGATTACTGACAATGTAGTGATCAATAAGGTGAAAGATGTGCTCACCAGGCTTGGCGAGGCAGCCAAGGGGACATTTCTCGAGCTTGAGAATGCGGTTTACAATGGAACCTCCGTGAAATTTATGCAGAGCGGTGAGATTGACCCGCTGTCGCGGTACGTGATGGGCTATGTGCAGTCGCTTCTGGATTATACTGATACTCTGAACTTCTTGTTGGGAAATattgatgaagatgatgatcaATTAGAAGCATTGACTCCGTTTGGTAGGCAGTTGTTAGTGTTGATAACATGTTTACAGTTCAATCTTCAAAAGAAATCGAAGCTCTATGAGGATGTTGATGGATTGCAGTATATTTTTCTGATGAATAATACTCTGTATATAGTGCAGAAGGTGAAAGATTTGGATCTTGGTGGGTTCTTAGGTGATAATTGGGTTCATAAACATCATGAGCAGGTAAGGCAATACGCGACGAGTTATCACAAGGCTTCTTGGACCGAAGTGTTGCTTTGTTTGAAGGATGAAGGGGTTGGTCAGAGCTTTTCTAATGCCTCGAACAGATTCAAGAATTTCAATGCTAGTTTTGAGGAAGTATATAGGGTTCAAACTGCTTGGAAGGTCCCCGATGCTCAGCTCCGGCAAGATCTTAGGATATCTATAATGGAAAACGTGATCTCAGCTTACCGCTCATTTATGGGAATACTTGGGAATCAAGTAGAGAGTGGAAGGTATGCTGGGAAATACATAAAGTACACAGCAGATGATTTAGAGAGTTATTTGTTGGATTTGTTCGAGGGATCACCGCGAGTATTGCAGAAAAAGTACATAGGATGA